In Toxotes jaculatrix isolate fToxJac2 chromosome 11, fToxJac2.pri, whole genome shotgun sequence, a single genomic region encodes these proteins:
- the ppm1ba gene encoding protein phosphatase 1B has translation MGAFLDKPKTEKHNSHGEGNGLRYGLSSMQGWRVEMEDAHTAVLGLPAPGMTDWSFFAVYDGHAGSKVANYCSKHLLEHIISASLGARRSQGSQAGSDSSTSDPPVPVPPSVEAVKTGIRTGFLRIDAHMRSFSDLRNGMDRSGSTAVGILLSPDHFFFINCGDSRAVLYRNSHVCFSTLDHKPCNPRERERIQNAGGSVMIQRVNGSLAVSRALGDYDYKCVDGKGPTEQLVSPEPEVYEMVRAPEQDQFVILACDGIWDVMSNEELCDFVKSRLEVSDDLERVCNEVVDTCLHKGSRDNMSVVLVCLPNAPKVSEEAVRKDAELNEYLETQVEEMLSRPEEGFPDLVTVMRTLSTDSGMPPLPPGGGLASKRSVIEAVYNRLNPYREEDGSGADLEYHW, from the exons ATGGGTGCGTTCCTGGACAAACCCAAGACAGAGAAGCACAACTCACATGGTGAGGGCAATGGCCTGCGCTATGGGCTGAGCTCCATGCAGGGCTGGCGGGTGGAGATGGAGGATGCTCATACAGCTGTGTTGGGACTTCCTGCTCCTGGTATGACTGACTGGTCATTTTTTGCCGTGTATGATGGTCATGCTGGCTCGAAGGTTGCCAACTATTGCTCTAAGCATCTTCTAGAACACATAATCAGTGCCAGCTTAGGGGCCAGAAGGTCACAAGGCTCCCAGGCTGGCTCAGACAGTTCCACCAGTGACCCTCCAGTACCAGTTCCTCCTTCAGTGGAAGCTGTGAAAACCGGGATCCGGACAGGTTTCCTGAGGATTGACGCGCACATGCGCAGCTTCTCTGACCTTCGAAATGGCATGGACCGTAGTGGTTCCACAGCAGTAGGAATCCTCCTGTCACCTGATCATTTCTTCTTCATTAACTGTGGTGATTCTCGGGCTGTGCTGTACCGCAATTCACACGTGTGCTTCTCCACACTTGACCACAAGCCTTGCAACCCACGTGAGAGAGAGCGCATCCAGAATGCTGGTGGTTCAGTGATGATTCAGAGAGTTAATGGGTCACTGGCTGTATCGAGAGCCCTGGGGGACTACGATTACAAGTGTGTGGATGGGAAGGGCCCCACAGAGCAGCTGGTTAGTCCCGAACCAGAAGTGTATGAGATGGTTCGGGCCCCTGAACAGGATCAGTTTGTGATCCTGGCGTGTGATGGCATCTGGGATGTCATGTCCAATGAGGAGCTGTGCGACTTTGTGAAATCGAGGCTTGAGGTGTCTGATGACCTCGAAAGAGTCTGCAATGAAGTGGTGGATACCTGCCTGCACAAG GGGAGTCGGGATAACATGAGtgttgtgttagtgtgtttgcCCAACGCCCCCAAAGTGTCAGAGGAAGCTGTGAGGAAAGACGCTGAACTCAACGAATATCTGGAGACTCAAGTGGAAG AGATGCTGTCTCGGCCGGAGGAGGGTTTTCCGGACCTGGTCACAGTGATGAGGACCCTGTCCACTGACAGCGGCATGCCCCCTCTGCCACCAGGGGGAGGCCTTGCCAGCAA ACGCAGTGTTATTGAAGCAGTATACAACCGTCTGAACCCATACAGGGAGGAAGATGGG AGCGGAGCTGATTTGGAGTACCACTGGTAG